The following are encoded together in the Salvia hispanica cultivar TCC Black 2014 chromosome 6, UniMelb_Shisp_WGS_1.0, whole genome shotgun sequence genome:
- the LOC125193724 gene encoding cytochrome P450 714A2-like, which produces MTTSGMSEEDVKNRALAQYPDRDLKFKDFDQWEAFLVVRESQKFCVDVESGWKRTKINSSGEYSSSAASNPEWQTHIREEVEQVCRGRVPDVDMLREMNQLHMVIQETMRLYTPTPSLSREVAKDTKIGNVHVPKGVILWIMVATLHTDPDIWGPNALQFKPERFQNGISCACKSLNCYMPFGFGPRVCVGQHLAMVELKYLIALIISNFSFTLSLKYVHKPEFTTMIEPKHGVNILISKI; this is translated from the exons ATGACGACCAGCGGCATGTCTGAGGAGGATGTGAAGAACCGTGCCTTGGCCCAATATCCCGACAGAGATCTGAAGTTCAAAGATTTTGACCAATGGGAGGCCTTTCTCGTGGTCAGAGAGTCGCAAAAGTTTTGTGTGGATGTCGAATCGGGCTGGAAGCGAacgaagatcaactcttccgGTGAGTACAGCAGCAGTGCTG CTTCAAACCCCGAGTGGCAAACACACATTCGGGAAGAAGTGGAGCAAGTATGTCGGGGCCGAGTCCCTGACGTAGACATGCTACGTGAGATGAATCAG cTACACATGGTGATTCAAGAAACAATGAGGTTGTATACCCCGACGCCATCCCTGAGTAGGGAGGTGGCGAAAGACACGAAGATAGGGAACGTGCATGTGCCTAAGGGCGTGATCTTGTGGATCATGGTGGCCACGTTGCATACGGACCCTGACATATGGGGTCCGAATGCGCTCCAATTCAAGCCAGAGAGGTTCCAAAATGGAATCTCCTGTGCGTGCAAGAGCCTGAATTGCTACATGCCCTTTGGGTTTGGACCACGTGTGTGTGTCGGGCAACATCTGGCCATGGTGGAGCTTAAGTACCTCATTGCTCTAATCATCTCCAACTTCTCCTTCACTTTGTCTCTCAAATATGTCCATAAGCCAGAGTTTACCACCATGATAGAGCCTAAGCATGGCgttaacattttaattagcAAGATTTAA